TCGTCGCTCCGGGACTCCGCGACTGAAGACGTATCAGGAGcagcgtgaggaggagatgatGGGCGATGGCAAGGCAGACGGCACGGGGTTCACGGACTCGAATCAGGTGCTGAGTGCTGCCATCAACGTTCAGAAGGATGCGCTGCAGTCTCTCCAGCGTACCGAGCGGCTGCAGAATGTGACGGAGGAGACGGGTAGAACCACACTAGCAGAGCTCCAGAAGCAGACGGAGCGCATGTACCACATcgatgaggagctgcacaaCTTGCGAGGCCAGATCGACCACGCCTCACGTGATTTGCGCTGGTTCTACCGGCAACTGGCACGCGACAAGTGCTTTCTCTCCCTACTTGGGCTCTGTATTGTGGcgttgctggtgctggtCTTTGTGTCCATCTGGACAAAGCGCATGAGATCTAAGAAGTaacgagaggcagagagagagagagagaggctcgTTCTGTTCGACACACCGAACTGCACCAGAGGGTGTGGCAGGCGGAgacgggggggagggcgaggagaacctctctctctctctctatgaaGTTCAAGGGGTGTGAAGTGAGAGGGACTGCGCGACACaccgaaaagaaagcgaTATGGgcgggaagaaaagggggtatCTGAGGGCATCTGTATCGCTCTAGCGGGTACCCCTTATCGAATGCCGAAGCactcctctgtctctctgtctctcgttctctctcgctcacaTCGTACagcccgtgtgtgtgtgtgcgtgtgtggcacaCGTCTTTCTGCTCTCCCCTGCCGTGCGGCTGGGCATTGTCCTCTTATTCTTCGCTTTTTGCGACTTTGtgcattttttcttttcccttttgtgCTCGTCTCGTTTTTTTTGGCGTTGGCGTTCTCGTTGCTGGTGGTTACGTGTTGCTTATGAGAGGGAATGAACTGCTTTGGACTCTGCTACCCACTActactcgctcttctctcctctaatccgttgctgctgcgtttcTTTTCAGATAAGTAAGCCCGCTCCTCCCTctaccctcctcctcctgtccTCGTTGTGTGCTTTGATGGGCGTAGTACTCCTCCCCCTGTCTCTTGACCACACCACCTTGTCTCCATGCTTTTTTCTCGTTGCTTCCACCCCACCATGCAGACGCAGATCCAGATGAATCCACGCAGGCATATGCGTCCGTGCatgggcacacacacacacacacatatgaaTACGATTGCCGATGCGTGTCCCCTCCCATTTCTAGGCCTTGAAGGTTCTccgtgctgcagcgaagCCGTagatggggggagggcacgcacatgtgtgtgcgcatgtatatatatatatttctATACGTGTTGGTAGGCGTATATGGCTGATGCGGCTGCCTCTTGGACTTGCATGCGCATGATCTGCACTTTGAGCGTGGTGTccgaaaggagaaaaaaaaagagccgTTCAAACTTGGTCTTGGCGAAGGGTAGGCGCGTGACCGTAGGCATATGAatgcagacgcacacaaacCAGCTCACATTCCTGGGGTGAAATGCGCGCTATGGGCGAGGAGAGCAACTAGGAGAGCACTTTGGCGCGCGCAGGCTTAAATCACCCTGTCGTTTTTTCCCATTCACGTGTTACAGGATAGCCTCAGATTGACTCAAGTGAATGTGGACGCCTGTACCTCTGtatgagtgagtgtgtgtcgCGTGGTGTGTGTCAGATCGTGTTCACGGAGAGGGatgcctctttccctttctccctgtctctgtctcttcgACGCTTCGGTGATTCACCTGCGTGTTGCAATGCACGCAGCGTGTTGGTCTGCTTGATTGCAGCAGgaaacgagagggagaacgcTAGGACAGGACGTTTTCACTTCCTACTGGCATGGTGTGCAGCGAACCGACTGTGATcaaggagaaaggagagcgagaggaagagagaacgcaAGGGGTCGAGTTACAGCGCTGGCAATGCCTCGTCATTGGGCTCTCTCTTCCTAACTTTGCCTTGCTTTGAAAGGGCAGTTGTCCTACTCCT
Above is a genomic segment from Leishmania panamensis strain MHOM/PA/94/PSC-1 chromosome 7 sequence containing:
- a CDS encoding Qa-SNARE protein, putative (TriTrypDB/GeneDB-style sysID: LpmP.07.0560) → MDSFQTALEELDAILAILRKRVEGVILANTLPEKKQVEMEARPIMREARQKLAALRAESRRTVDLDMRQDHDAVCKDRDQTIRNYDAEMKSQIYPRRSGTPRLKTYQEQREEEMMGDGKADGTGFTDSNQVLSAAINVQKDALQSLQRTERLQNVTEETGRTTLAELQKQTERMYHIDEELHNLRGQIDHASRDLRWFYRQLARDKCFLSLLGLCIVALLVLVFVSIWTKRMRSKK